A window of the Cucurbita pepo subsp. pepo cultivar mu-cu-16 chromosome LG01, ASM280686v2, whole genome shotgun sequence genome harbors these coding sequences:
- the LOC111792802 gene encoding non-lysosomal glucosylceramidase isoform X1, with amino-acid sequence MSEGMKLENGSVEQDEDLHNSATEKPSIDPGQPPSLTWQRKLNSEGVSLRQFRLHLKEIVHLAPVGLRLVRHIREESVKGRGAMINPFIRRQITDTHGIPLGGIGSGSIGRSYRGEFQRWQLFPRKCEDKTILANQFSVFVSRPNGKKYSTVLCAQNPQTERDVELSGIGSWDWNLKGHRSTYHALYPRAWTIYDGEPDPELKIVCRQISPIIPHNYKESSYPVSVFTFTLHNSGKSAADVSLLFTWANSVGGISEYSGNHVNSRTKTKDGVHAVLLHHKTASGLPSVTYAIAAQEGNGIHVSNCPCFVTSGNFPGISAKDMWLEIKEHGSFDRLNSPDMSMPTEVGSSIGAAIAASVTVPPNAVRTVTFSLSWDCPEVNFSGGKTYHRRYTKFYSNLGDAAANIARDAILEHRHWESQIDAWQRPVLEDKRFPKWYPTTLFNELYYLNAGGTIWTDGSLPIQSLVSFGERGFCLDECRFGLQSAVDASHENDTANDILGRMTSTLDELRNSGTSNSAFGLNLLQKGEENVGQFLYLEGIEYTMWNTYDVHFYSSFAIIMLFPKLELSIQRDFAAAVMMHDPSKMQLLDNGKWEARNVLGAVPHDIGVNDPWFEVNGYNLYNTDRWKDLNPKFVLQIYRDVVATKDTKFAKAVWPSVYLAIAYMDQFDRDGDGMIENDGFPDQTYDTWSVTGVSAYSGGLWVAALQAASALARVADEKDAEHYFWFRFQKAKRAYEKLWNGSYFNYDSSGGSSSSSIQADQLAGQWYARASGLLPIVDGEKAKSAMEKVYNYNVMKVKGGKRGAVNGMLPDGTVDFSSMQSREIWSGVTYAVAATMIHEKLTDMAFRTAEGIYETAWSEDGLGYNFQTPEAWTTTDRYRALCYMRPLAIWAMQWALSEKISIIEELKELDNEAILRHHAKFSKVARLLKLPEDGTSASVIQTVYDYTLKRFF; translated from the exons ATGTCAGAAGGCATGAAGTTGGAAAATGGCTCTGTTGAGCAAGATGAGGATCTCCATAACTCTGCAACTGAAAAG CCTAGCATTGATCCAGGGCAACCCCCATCACTCACCTGGCAACGAAAACTAAACAGTGAGGGAGTTTCACTTCGGCAGTTCAGGTTGCATCTGAAAGAGATAGTTCATCTg gCTCCTGTAGGACTTAGGCTAGTCCGCCATATACGAGAAGAATCTGTGAAAGGAAGG GGGGCTATGATAAATCCTTTTATCAGACGCCAAATAACTGATACTCATGGAATACCTCTAGGTGGTATTGG ATCAGGAAGCATTGGAAGAAGTTACCGAGGTGAATTTCAACGATGGCAACTATTCCCTAGAAAATGTGAAGATAAGACAATTTTAGCAAATCAGTTTTCC GTTTTTGTTTCACGACCGAACGGGAAGAAGTATTCTACTGTACTATGTGCACAGAACCCTCAAACCGAGAG GGATGTTGAATTATCAGGAATTGGGTCTTGGGACTGGAATTTGAAGGGTCATAGGTCTACATATCATGCTTTGTATCCACGAGCTTGGACAATATACgatg GTGAACCGGATCCAGAACTTAAAATAGTTTGCCGTCAAATTTCACCTATTATTCCCCATAATTACAAGGAGAGCAGTTACCCTGTCTCGGTTTTTACTTTCACG CTGCACAATAGTGGAAAATCAGCTGCTGACGTCAGTTTGCTTTTCACCTGGGCA AATTCAGTGGGAGGGATTTCTGAATATTCTGGTAACCATGTCAATTCGAGAACAAA gaCAAAGGATGGTGTGCATGCTGTGCTTCTACATCACAA GACAGCAAGTGGATTACCCTCTGTGACTTATGCTATCGCGGCACAGGAGGGTAATGGCATTCATGTCTCAAATTGCCCTTGTTTTGTAACATCTGGTAACTTCCCGGGTATATCGGCCAAGGATATGTGGCTTGAGATCAAAGAG CATGGTTCCTTTGATCGCCTCAACTCTCCTGACATGTCAATGCCCACTGAAGTGGGTTCATCCATTGGTGCGGCTATTGCTGCTTCAGTTACAGTTCCACCTAATGCAGTTCGTACTGTTACATTTTCGTTGTCTTGGGACTGTCCTGAAGTGAACTTCTCTGGAGGAAAAACTTATCACAG GCGTTACACAAAATTCTATAGTAACCTTGGAGATGCTGCTGCCAATATTGCACGTGATGCAATACTAG AACATCGTCACTGGGAGTCCCAAATTGATGCTTGGCAAAGACCTGTGCTTGAAGACAAGAGGTTTCCTAAATG GTATCCCACGACTCTCTTTAATGAGCTTTATTATCTAAATGCAGGAGGGACTATCTGGACAG ATGGGTCACTTCCAATTCAGAGTTTAGTAAGCTTTGGGGAAAGGGGATTTTGCCTTGACGAATGCAGATTTGGTCTGCAGAGTGCAGTTGATGCATCCCATGAAAATGACACTGCTAATGATATTCTTGGGAGGATGACTTCAACACTTGATGAGTTACGCAATTCAGGCACATCAAATTCTGCATTTGGACTAAATCTGCTACAAAAGGGAGAGGAGAATGTTGGCCAGTTCCTTTATCTTGAAGGGATTGAATACACCATGTGGAATACCTACGACGTTCATTTTTACTCGTCTTTTGCAATAATAATGCTGTTTCCAAAACTTGAACTCAGCATTCAACGAGATTTTGCAGCGGCTGTAATGATGCATGATCCCAGCAAGATGCAACTTCTAGATAATGGGAAATGGGAAGCAAGAAATGTTCTTGGAGCCGTTCCTCATGATATAGGAGTTAATGACCCGTGGTTTGAAGTAAATGGATATAACTTATATAATACGGACAGGTGGAAGGACTTGAATCCCAAATTTGTGCTTCAAATTTATAGGGATGTTGTTGCCACAAAAGATACGAAATTTGCAAAGGCTGTCTGGCCCTCTGTCTATCTTGCCATAGCTTATATGGACCAGTTTGATCGGGATGGCGATGGGATGATTGAGAATGATGGCTTCCCTGATCAGACTTATGATACGTGGTCCGTCACTGGTGTTAGTGCATACAGTGGTGGTCTATGGGTGGCAGCTTTGCAGGCTGCTTCCGCCCTGGCTCGTGTAGCTGATGAAAAGGATGCTGAACACTATTTTTGGTTCAGATTTCAGAAGGCAAAACGTGCGTATGAGAAATTGTGGAATGGTTCTTACTTTAACTATGACAGCAGTGGGGGGAGTTCAAGTTCATCTATTCAAGCTGATCAGTTGGCTGGACAGTG GTATGCTAGAGCCTCAGGTCTTCTTCCCATTGTTGATGGAGAGAAGGCCAAGAGTGCAATGGAGAAGGTATACAATTACAATGTGATGAAGGTGAAGGGTGGGAAGCGAGGTGCGGTAAATGGGATGCTTCCTGATGGAACAGTGGACTTTTCATCAATGCAGTCAAGAGAAATATGGTCAGGAGTGACATATGCTGTTGCTGCTACAATGATCCATGAAAAATTGACTGATATGGCATTTCGAACAGCGGAAGGGATCTATGAAACTGCATGGTCAGAAGATGGCCTGGG ATACAACTTTCAGACACCAGAAGCTTGGACAACCACAGATCGGTATCGAGCGCTGTGTTACATGCGACCTCTTGCGATTTGGGCTATGCAATGGGCACTTTCAGAAAAAATATCCATCATTGAGGAGTTGAAAGAACTTGACAATGAGGCCATATTAAGGCACCATGCCAAGTTTTCCAAAGTTGCCCGCCTTCTGAAGTTGCCTGAAGATGGGACATCTGCAAGTGTTATACAAACGGTCTATGATTATACTCTGAAGAGGTTTTTCTAG
- the LOC111792802 gene encoding non-lysosomal glucosylceramidase isoform X2 — translation MINPFIRRQITDTHGIPLGGIGSGSIGRSYRGEFQRWQLFPRKCEDKTILANQFSVFVSRPNGKKYSTVLCAQNPQTERDVELSGIGSWDWNLKGHRSTYHALYPRAWTIYDGEPDPELKIVCRQISPIIPHNYKESSYPVSVFTFTLHNSGKSAADVSLLFTWANSVGGISEYSGNHVNSRTKTKDGVHAVLLHHKTASGLPSVTYAIAAQEGNGIHVSNCPCFVTSGNFPGISAKDMWLEIKEHGSFDRLNSPDMSMPTEVGSSIGAAIAASVTVPPNAVRTVTFSLSWDCPEVNFSGGKTYHRRYTKFYSNLGDAAANIARDAILEHRHWESQIDAWQRPVLEDKRFPKWYPTTLFNELYYLNAGGTIWTDGSLPIQSLVSFGERGFCLDECRFGLQSAVDASHENDTANDILGRMTSTLDELRNSGTSNSAFGLNLLQKGEENVGQFLYLEGIEYTMWNTYDVHFYSSFAIIMLFPKLELSIQRDFAAAVMMHDPSKMQLLDNGKWEARNVLGAVPHDIGVNDPWFEVNGYNLYNTDRWKDLNPKFVLQIYRDVVATKDTKFAKAVWPSVYLAIAYMDQFDRDGDGMIENDGFPDQTYDTWSVTGVSAYSGGLWVAALQAASALARVADEKDAEHYFWFRFQKAKRAYEKLWNGSYFNYDSSGGSSSSSIQADQLAGQWYARASGLLPIVDGEKAKSAMEKVYNYNVMKVKGGKRGAVNGMLPDGTVDFSSMQSREIWSGVTYAVAATMIHEKLTDMAFRTAEGIYETAWSEDGLGYNFQTPEAWTTTDRYRALCYMRPLAIWAMQWALSEKISIIEELKELDNEAILRHHAKFSKVARLLKLPEDGTSASVIQTVYDYTLKRFF, via the exons ATGATAAATCCTTTTATCAGACGCCAAATAACTGATACTCATGGAATACCTCTAGGTGGTATTGG ATCAGGAAGCATTGGAAGAAGTTACCGAGGTGAATTTCAACGATGGCAACTATTCCCTAGAAAATGTGAAGATAAGACAATTTTAGCAAATCAGTTTTCC GTTTTTGTTTCACGACCGAACGGGAAGAAGTATTCTACTGTACTATGTGCACAGAACCCTCAAACCGAGAG GGATGTTGAATTATCAGGAATTGGGTCTTGGGACTGGAATTTGAAGGGTCATAGGTCTACATATCATGCTTTGTATCCACGAGCTTGGACAATATACgatg GTGAACCGGATCCAGAACTTAAAATAGTTTGCCGTCAAATTTCACCTATTATTCCCCATAATTACAAGGAGAGCAGTTACCCTGTCTCGGTTTTTACTTTCACG CTGCACAATAGTGGAAAATCAGCTGCTGACGTCAGTTTGCTTTTCACCTGGGCA AATTCAGTGGGAGGGATTTCTGAATATTCTGGTAACCATGTCAATTCGAGAACAAA gaCAAAGGATGGTGTGCATGCTGTGCTTCTACATCACAA GACAGCAAGTGGATTACCCTCTGTGACTTATGCTATCGCGGCACAGGAGGGTAATGGCATTCATGTCTCAAATTGCCCTTGTTTTGTAACATCTGGTAACTTCCCGGGTATATCGGCCAAGGATATGTGGCTTGAGATCAAAGAG CATGGTTCCTTTGATCGCCTCAACTCTCCTGACATGTCAATGCCCACTGAAGTGGGTTCATCCATTGGTGCGGCTATTGCTGCTTCAGTTACAGTTCCACCTAATGCAGTTCGTACTGTTACATTTTCGTTGTCTTGGGACTGTCCTGAAGTGAACTTCTCTGGAGGAAAAACTTATCACAG GCGTTACACAAAATTCTATAGTAACCTTGGAGATGCTGCTGCCAATATTGCACGTGATGCAATACTAG AACATCGTCACTGGGAGTCCCAAATTGATGCTTGGCAAAGACCTGTGCTTGAAGACAAGAGGTTTCCTAAATG GTATCCCACGACTCTCTTTAATGAGCTTTATTATCTAAATGCAGGAGGGACTATCTGGACAG ATGGGTCACTTCCAATTCAGAGTTTAGTAAGCTTTGGGGAAAGGGGATTTTGCCTTGACGAATGCAGATTTGGTCTGCAGAGTGCAGTTGATGCATCCCATGAAAATGACACTGCTAATGATATTCTTGGGAGGATGACTTCAACACTTGATGAGTTACGCAATTCAGGCACATCAAATTCTGCATTTGGACTAAATCTGCTACAAAAGGGAGAGGAGAATGTTGGCCAGTTCCTTTATCTTGAAGGGATTGAATACACCATGTGGAATACCTACGACGTTCATTTTTACTCGTCTTTTGCAATAATAATGCTGTTTCCAAAACTTGAACTCAGCATTCAACGAGATTTTGCAGCGGCTGTAATGATGCATGATCCCAGCAAGATGCAACTTCTAGATAATGGGAAATGGGAAGCAAGAAATGTTCTTGGAGCCGTTCCTCATGATATAGGAGTTAATGACCCGTGGTTTGAAGTAAATGGATATAACTTATATAATACGGACAGGTGGAAGGACTTGAATCCCAAATTTGTGCTTCAAATTTATAGGGATGTTGTTGCCACAAAAGATACGAAATTTGCAAAGGCTGTCTGGCCCTCTGTCTATCTTGCCATAGCTTATATGGACCAGTTTGATCGGGATGGCGATGGGATGATTGAGAATGATGGCTTCCCTGATCAGACTTATGATACGTGGTCCGTCACTGGTGTTAGTGCATACAGTGGTGGTCTATGGGTGGCAGCTTTGCAGGCTGCTTCCGCCCTGGCTCGTGTAGCTGATGAAAAGGATGCTGAACACTATTTTTGGTTCAGATTTCAGAAGGCAAAACGTGCGTATGAGAAATTGTGGAATGGTTCTTACTTTAACTATGACAGCAGTGGGGGGAGTTCAAGTTCATCTATTCAAGCTGATCAGTTGGCTGGACAGTG GTATGCTAGAGCCTCAGGTCTTCTTCCCATTGTTGATGGAGAGAAGGCCAAGAGTGCAATGGAGAAGGTATACAATTACAATGTGATGAAGGTGAAGGGTGGGAAGCGAGGTGCGGTAAATGGGATGCTTCCTGATGGAACAGTGGACTTTTCATCAATGCAGTCAAGAGAAATATGGTCAGGAGTGACATATGCTGTTGCTGCTACAATGATCCATGAAAAATTGACTGATATGGCATTTCGAACAGCGGAAGGGATCTATGAAACTGCATGGTCAGAAGATGGCCTGGG ATACAACTTTCAGACACCAGAAGCTTGGACAACCACAGATCGGTATCGAGCGCTGTGTTACATGCGACCTCTTGCGATTTGGGCTATGCAATGGGCACTTTCAGAAAAAATATCCATCATTGAGGAGTTGAAAGAACTTGACAATGAGGCCATATTAAGGCACCATGCCAAGTTTTCCAAAGTTGCCCGCCTTCTGAAGTTGCCTGAAGATGGGACATCTGCAAGTGTTATACAAACGGTCTATGATTATACTCTGAAGAGGTTTTTCTAG
- the LOC111792938 gene encoding protein FAR1-RELATED SEQUENCE 11-like — protein MMSEETGPLLVVYDDPSDQQSPSLEETGSTDESPDETRMSLDLSNDATPYIGQRFPTHDSAYEFYSEFAKRCGFSIRRHRTEGKDGIGKGLTRRYFVCHRAGNTPMKTPNENKPQRNRKSSRCGCQAYMRISKTMELGPAEWRVTGFANHHNHELLEPNQVRFLPAYRTISEMDKARILMYAKSGISVQQMMRLMELEKGLEPGYLPFTEKDVRNLLQSFRKLEHEEESIDLLRMCQNIKEKDPNFIFEFMIDSNNRLENIAWSYASSIQAYEIFGDAVVFDTTHRWTAFDMPLGIWVGINNYGMPCLLSCVLLREENLRSFTWALKAFMGFMNGKAPQTILTDQNLCLKDAIAMELPTTKHALCIWMIVAKFPSWFNAVLGERYNEWKREFYRLYNLESIEDFEIGWRDMVYSFGLHTNSPIANLYSTRFLWALPFLRSHFFAGMETIDQSKTINAFIQRFLSAQTRPRQFIEQVADAVDFKDQQTMQQNLQNISLKTGAPMESHAATILTPFAFSKLQEQLVLAAHYASFQMDDGFLVRHHTKADGGRKVYWVPPEGIISCSCRQFEFSGILCRHALRVLSTVNCFQIPESYLPVRWRRISMPSAKLLQSTTNDHGERTQLLQSMVTTLVTESAKSRERLDFATKQVSVLLSRVREHSTSLPDSRDVSSIHRNL, from the exons ATGATGTCTGAAGAGACTGGACCATTGTTGGTGGTATATGATGATCCTTCTGACCAACAGTCCCCGTCTTTAGAAGAAACCGGCAGCACGGATGAGTCACCTGATGAAACCAGGATGTCCCTGGATTTAAGTAATGATGCAACTCCGTATATAGGGCAAAGGTTTCCTACTCATGACTCTGCTTATGAGTTTTATAGTGAATTTGCAAAGAGATGTGGCTTCTCAATCCGAAGACATCGAACAGAGGGAAAAGATGGGATTGGGAAAGGCCTTACGAGGCGCTATTTTGTTTGTCATCGTGCTGGGAACACTCCTATGAAAACACCTAACGAAAATAAGCCtcaaagaaatagaaaatccTCTCGTTGTGGATGTCAAGCATATATGAGGATAAGCAAGACAATGGAACTAGGACCAGCAGAGTGGCGCGTCACTGGTTTTGCAAACCACCATAATCATGAACTATTAGAACCAAACCAAGTTCGTTTTCTTCCAGCATATCGAACTATTTCTGAGATGGACAAGGCTCGAATTCTTATGTATGCCAAATCAGGAATTTCTGTGCAGCAAATGATGAGGCTCATGGAGCTCGAGAAGGGTTTGGAGCCAGGATATTTGCCTTTCACTGAGAAGGATGTAAGAAATCTACTTCAAtcatttagaaaattagagCATGAAGAAGAGAGCATTGACTTATTGCGGATGTGCCAAAACATTAAGGAGAAAGATCCAAACTTCATATTCGAGTTTATGATCGACTCAAACAACAGGTTAGAGAACATTGCCTGGTCATATGCATCATCCATTCAGGCGTATGAGATATTTGGTGATGCAGTGGTCTTCGATACCACACATCGATGGACTGCATTTGACATGCCACTTGGGATATGGGTTGGAATTAATAACTATGGCATGCCTTGTCTCTTAAGTTGTGTACTTCTTCGGGAGGAGAATTTGAGATCATTTACATGGGCTTTGAAG GCATTTATGGGGTTCATGAACGGGAAGGCTCCGCAGACAATATTAACCGACCAGAACCTGTGTCTCAAAGATGCAATAGCCATGGAACTCCCAACTACTAAGCATGCACTTTGTATTTGGATGATTGTGGCAAAGTTTCCATCATGGTTTAATGCTGTTCTTGGAGAACGTTACAATGAATGGAAAAGGGAATTCTATCGACTATATAATCTGGAGTCAATTGAGGATTTTGAAATAGGGTGGAGGGATATGGTGTATTCCTTTGGTCTGCATACAAATAGTCCCATAGCCAACTTGTACAGTACGCGTTTTCTTTGGGCGTTACCGTTCTTGAGAAGCCATTTCTTTGCTGGAATGGAAACTATTGACCAATCAAAAACAATTAATGCTTTTATTCAGCGATTTTTGAGTGCACAAACTCGACCTAGGCAGTTTATTGAACAG GTAGCTGATGCTGTGGATTTCAAAGATCAACAAACAATGcaacaaaatcttcaaaatatcAGCCTCAAAACAGGGGCCCCAATGGAATCCCACGCTGCCACAATCCTCACTCCTTTTGCCTTCTCAAAGCTTCAAGAACAACTCGTATTGGCAGCCCATTACGCATCGTTTCAAATGGATGATGGCTTTCTCGTGAGGCATCATACGAAAGCTGATGGAGGTCGAAAGGTATATTGGGTTCCTCCTGAAGGTATCATAAGTTGCAGCTGCCGTCAGTTTGAGTTCTCAGGAATACTCTGCCGCCATGCTCTTCGAGTCCTATCGACCGTAAACTGTTTCCAGATACCCGAAAGCTATCTTCCCGTACGATGGAGAAGGATAAGCATGCCATCGGCAAAGCTCCTTCAAAGTACTACAAATGATCATGGTGAAAGGACTCAGTTGTTGCAGAGCATGGTGACAACTCTTGTTACTGAATCTGCAAAGTCCCGGGAGAGGCTTGATTTTGCAACCAAGCAGGTATCTGTCCTCCTATCCCGTGTGCGGGAACATTCGACATCGTTACCCGATTCGAGAGATGTTTCTAGCATACACAGGAACTTGTAA